One window from the genome of Elephas maximus indicus isolate mEleMax1 chromosome 8, mEleMax1 primary haplotype, whole genome shotgun sequence encodes:
- the LRIT2 gene encoding LOW QUALITY PROTEIN: leucine-rich repeat, immunoglobulin-like domain and transmembrane domain-containing protein 2 (The sequence of the model RefSeq protein was modified relative to this genomic sequence to represent the inferred CDS: inserted 2 bases in 1 codon; deleted 1 base in 1 codon; substituted 3 bases at 3 genomic stop codons) — protein MMFAATVPRITANKWHLCMAGQAGSFLLRNITSISHYSLLVLIFLESSVTQPTRLPGCTAQRSFGRTLQCMPTSLGKIQQNLPEEFKQVRIENSPLFEQPXGTFINISTLEYLWFNFNNVTVIHPGALEQVXELRRLRLEGKKLCSVPWTAFCVTPPFXRTVLDIKHNRTDVLPELALQFLVILTYLDLSSNRLTMVSKSVFLNXPAYQKGQQAGYGAELLSCMVLALHNNPWACGCHLRGLVQFVRSISLPVILVNSYLMCWGPLSKAGQFFHEAELCGCMKSQI, from the exons ATGATGTTTGCTGCCACAGTGCCTAGGATTACAGCCAACAAGTGGCATCTCTGCATGGCGGGCCAGGCAG GTAGTTTCTTACTGAGGAATATAACTTCAATTTCTCATTATTCCCTGCTAGTCTTGATCTTTCTGGAATCATCTGTAACTCAGCCAACACGTCTGCCAGGATGTACTGCTCAGAGGAGTTTTGGCAG GACCCTACAGTGCATGCCTACCTCTTTGGGAAAGATCCAACAGAACCTTCCTGAAGAGTTCAAGCAAGTGAGAATTGAAAACTCACCCTTATTTGAACAGCCCTGAGGGACTTTCATCAACATAAGCACCTTGGAATATCTTTGGTTCAACTTTAACAATGTCACTGTGATCCACCCAGGAGCCCTGGAGCAGGT AGAATTGAGaaggctgagactggaggggaaAAAACTCTGTTCAGTACCGTGGACAGCGTTCTGCGTCACCCCCCCTTTC TAAAGAACGGTCTTGGACATCAAACACAACAGGACTGATGTGCTCCCTGAGCTGGCGCTTCAGTTCCTGGTCATCCTGACCTACCTTGACCTATCCTCCAACAGGCTGACAATGGTATCCAAGAGTGTCTTCCTGAACTGACCTGCCTACCAGAAAGGCCAGCAGGCTGGCTATGGGGCCGaacttctttcctgcatggtgcTGGCTCTGCACAACAACCCCTGGGCATGTGGCTGTCATCTAAGGGGACTTGTCCAGTTTGTCAGGTCCATCAGCCTACCAGTCATCCTAGTCAATTCCTACCTAATGTGCTGGGGTCCGCTCTCCAAGGCAGGGCAGTTTTTTCATGAAGCTGAGCTCTGTGGTTGTATGAAGTCACAGATATGA
- the LRIT1 gene encoding leucine-rich repeat, immunoglobulin-like domain and transmembrane domain-containing protein 1, protein MRVAVAILWLLALGGLPQSRASCPSQCSCSLHMLGDGSRARTVVCNDPDMTLPPASIPPDTCRLRLERTAIRRVPGEAFRPLGRLEQLWLPYNALSDLSALMLRGLQRLRELRLPGNRLTAFPWAALRDAPQLRLLDLQANHLSAVPMEAARFLGNLTFLDLSSNQLMRLPQELLTTWAHLQTGPFLPGHRTRLVLGLQDNPWMCDCRLYDLAHFLDGWAPHLAFVEARLWCASPRSLAGVAFSQLELRRCQGPELHPGVASLRSPMGSKALLRCGATGVPGPEMTWRRANGYPLNGTVHLEVSRDGTSWALLGLPAVSRQDSGDYICQAKNFLGASEMLVSLTVTETQASTQQSGDPEPLQAKTGEEVEAAAYKDKLVARHVPHAREPAALASWTFAPNTKEARTPPHFVMDAPGELSGGPAGPQEAQMVRSLKVVGGTYHSVSLVWKVHQTGNTTAFSVLYAVFGQPDMLRVAVQPGKTSVTIDGLEPQTKYVACVCARGLTPRKEQCVIFSTNEVVDAESTQRLINVVVVSVAAVIAMPLTLLVCCGALRRHCRKCRAQGLAEAAGAYVSLERLGHSEDGSEGLSWHSLGEADRLLSARSSVDSQGLGARCIHEYYC, encoded by the exons GACGGTGGTGTGCAATGACCCCGACATGACACTGCCCCCAGCCTCCATCCCTCCAGACACCTGCCGGCTGCGCCTGGAGCGGACGGCCATCCGTAGGGTACCCGGGGAGGCCTTCAGGCCATTGGGGCGCCTGGAGCAGTTGTGGTTGCCCTACAACGCCCTCAGTGACCTCAGCGCCCTCATGCTGCGCGGCCTGCAGCGCCTGCGTGAGCTGCGCCTGCCTGGGAACCGCCTAACTGCCTTCCCCTGGGCAGCCCTCAGGGATGCTCCCCAGCTGCGACTGCTCGACCTGCAGGCCAACCACCTCTCTGCTGTGCCGATGGAGGCTGCACGTTTCCTGGGAAACCTCACCTTCCTCGACCTCTCCAGCAACCAGCTGATGAGGCTCCCGCAGGAGCTGCTGACCACCTGGGCCCACCTGCAGACGGGACCCTTCCTGCCCGGCCACCGCACCAGGCTGGTCCTAG GGCTTCAGGACAACCCCTGGATGTGTGACTGCCGGCTGTATGACCTGGCCCACTTTCTGGATGGCTGGGCCCCACACCTGGCCTTTGTCGAGGCCAGACTGTGGTGTGCCAGCCCGCGCAGCCTGGCCGGGGTGGCCTTCAGCCAGTTGGAACTGAGGAGGTGCCAGGGCCCGGAGCTCCACCCGGGTGTGGCCAGCCTCAGGTCCCCCATGGGCAGCAAAGCATTGCTACGTTGTGGGGCCActggggtccctgggcctgagatgacTTGGAGGAGGGCCAACGGGTACCCGCTCAACGGCACAG tacACCTGGAGGTCTCCCGGGATGGCACCAGCTGGGCTCTGCTGGGCCTGCCGGCAGTGTCCCGCCAGGACTCTGGAGACTACATCTGCCAGGCCAAGAACTTCCTGGGAGCCTCCGAGATGCTCGTGTCCCTGACTGTCACTGAGACCCAAGCTTCCACACAGCAGAGTGGGGACCCCGAGCCGCTGCAGGCAAAGACAGGCGAGGAAGTGGAAGCTGCGGCTTACAAAGACAAGCTGGTGGCCAGACACGTCCCCCATGCCCGCGAACCTGCTGCCCTGGCCTCCTGGACCTTTGCACCCAACACAAAGGAGGCGCGGACGCCCCCGCACTTCGTGATGGATGCCCCCGGAGAGCTCTCAGGTGGGCCAGCGGGGCCCCAGGAAGCGCAGATGGTGCGGTCCCTCAAGGTAGTGGGGGGCACGTACCACAGTGTGTCCTTGGTGTGGAAGGTCCACCAGACTGGGAATACCACTGCCTTCAGCGTCCTCTATGCAGTCTTTGGGCAGCCTGACATGCTGCGGGTGGCCGTGCAGCCTGGAAAGACCAGCGTCACCATTGACGGGCTGGAGCCCCAGACCAAGTACGTGGCGTGCGTCTGCGCTCGGGGCCTGACGCCCCGCAAGGAGCAGTGCGTCATCTTCTCCACCAATGAGGTGGTGGACGCCGAGAGCACGCAGCGGCTCATCAACGTGGTGGTCGTCAGCGTGGCCGCCGTCATAGCCATGCCCCTCACCCTGCTGGTCTGCTGCGGAGCACTCCGCAGGCACTGCCGCAAGTGTCGCGCCCAGGGCCTGGCCGAGGCCGCAGGTGCCTATGTCAGCCTGGAGAGGCTGGGCCACAGCGAGGACGGCTCCGAGGGGCTGTCCTGGCACAGCCTGGGCGAGGCCGACAGGCTCCTATCGGCCAGGTCCAGTGTGGACTCTCAGGGCCTGGGGGCTAGGTGCATCCATGAATACTACTGCTGA